One stretch of Ornithinimicrobium ciconiae DNA includes these proteins:
- a CDS encoding LpqB family beta-propeller domain-containing protein, with protein sequence MIDRPSLRGRLLAGILPLLLVLSACAGLPTSDTVERGLPVQGAPVQEVQALPVGPEEDASREEIVASFLRASSSFADDHDVARSFLTEDLARQWRPTSTVLIYEGEPDLTATEDGSVEAEVTVRGTVDRDGYLVEVPRGTAQSHQFEMERVGGQWRIAAFPEGDGLWLSEINFERQFTHGAVHYVTPNDGFLIPDVRWFPRGDGLPTSLASAQIGPVPDYLAGAAATGISDDLQLVASAVPVDLATSTATVDLRGLTLGSSPVQQRELLAQFAQTLKQDPRVSSVLVRSAGRPLEVEGVDNPISDVSTTGFEEATWTVPYGLLRTGDELKPVVPDHYQLQDDLAADAEELPRVPIRWRQLATDALVEEFAGVSVTGDELWRWRGGNDIVMEGIGLELTTPSFDRSGALWVAGRSTTSPRVWVISRTEPLSQAVARPLDAPWLGQDQRITSFRLAADDRRALIVLEHMDTDEVQVGITGIVRDQDGRATSLTEPYWVAPTLTSVTSAVWSSQTQLFVLGQQQSDRADRPFLVHIGGWLEPLRSVAQATGARAVPGEALPPLTVLTEPGRIYTQERNDWGIGRNGDDLIIPGT encoded by the coding sequence ATGATCGACCGACCCAGCCTGCGCGGCCGGCTCCTCGCCGGCATACTGCCCCTGCTCCTGGTGCTCTCGGCCTGTGCCGGACTGCCCACCAGTGACACGGTCGAGCGTGGCCTGCCCGTCCAGGGAGCCCCGGTCCAGGAGGTCCAGGCCCTGCCGGTGGGTCCGGAGGAGGACGCGAGCCGGGAGGAGATCGTGGCCAGCTTCCTGCGGGCCAGCAGCAGCTTCGCCGACGATCACGACGTGGCGCGCTCCTTCCTGACCGAAGACCTGGCCCGCCAGTGGCGCCCCACCAGCACCGTGCTGATCTATGAGGGCGAGCCGGACCTCACGGCCACCGAGGACGGCAGCGTCGAGGCCGAGGTGACGGTGCGCGGGACGGTCGACCGGGACGGCTATCTGGTCGAGGTGCCGCGCGGGACGGCCCAGAGCCACCAGTTCGAGATGGAGCGGGTGGGCGGCCAGTGGCGCATCGCTGCCTTCCCGGAGGGGGACGGGCTGTGGTTGTCGGAGATCAACTTCGAGCGGCAGTTCACCCATGGCGCCGTGCACTACGTCACGCCCAACGACGGTTTCCTGATCCCGGACGTGCGGTGGTTCCCCCGCGGTGACGGGCTGCCGACGAGTCTGGCCAGCGCCCAGATCGGACCCGTGCCCGACTATCTGGCTGGCGCCGCCGCGACGGGCATCTCCGATGACCTGCAACTGGTGGCCAGCGCCGTGCCGGTCGACCTGGCCACCTCAACAGCGACCGTGGACCTGCGCGGACTGACGCTCGGGAGCTCGCCGGTGCAGCAGAGGGAGCTGCTGGCCCAGTTCGCACAGACCCTCAAGCAGGATCCCCGGGTCAGCAGCGTCCTGGTGCGCAGTGCGGGACGTCCACTGGAGGTGGAGGGCGTGGACAACCCGATCTCCGATGTCTCCACCACCGGGTTCGAGGAGGCCACCTGGACGGTGCCCTACGGGTTGCTGCGCACCGGGGACGAGCTCAAGCCGGTGGTGCCCGACCACTACCAGCTGCAGGACGATCTGGCCGCCGACGCCGAGGAGCTGCCCCGGGTGCCGATCCGGTGGAGGCAGTTGGCGACCGACGCGCTGGTGGAGGAGTTCGCCGGTGTCTCGGTCACTGGTGATGAGCTCTGGCGCTGGCGGGGTGGCAACGACATCGTCATGGAGGGCATCGGCCTGGAGCTGACCACCCCCTCGTTCGACCGCAGCGGTGCGCTGTGGGTGGCGGGACGCTCCACCACGAGTCCGCGGGTCTGGGTGATCTCCCGGACCGAGCCGCTGAGCCAGGCCGTGGCCCGACCACTGGACGCGCCCTGGTTGGGGCAGGACCAGCGGATCACCTCCTTCCGGCTGGCCGCCGATGACCGTCGGGCCCTGATCGTGCTGGAGCACATGGACACCGACGAGGTCCAGGTGGGCATCACCGGGATCGTGCGGGACCAGGACGGACGGGCGACCTCGCTCACCGAGCCCTATTGGGTCGCCCCCACCCTGACCAGCGTGACCTCCGCGGTCTGGTCCTCGCAGACCCAACTGTTCGTGCTCGGGCAGCAGCAGTCCGACCGGGCCGACCGTCCGTTCCTGGTGCATATCGGGGGCTGGCTCGAGCCGCTGCGCAGCGTCGCGCAGGCGACCGGCGCGCGTGCCGTCCCCGGTGAGGCCCTCCCGCCACTGACCGTGCTGACCGAGCCGGGCCGGATCTACACCCAGGAGCGCAACGACTGGGGCATCGGCCGCAACGGCGACGACCTCATCATCCCCGGGACGTGA